In the Quercus lobata isolate SW786 chromosome 5, ValleyOak3.0 Primary Assembly, whole genome shotgun sequence genome, one interval contains:
- the LOC115989295 gene encoding pentatricopeptide repeat-containing protein At4g04370 — MNMLKPSSLNPLKQLPPFQPATTKSFNASINQLSSQGAHHEVLLTYSSMLNTNTPPDAFTFPSLLKACTSLELFSHGLSFHQLVIVNGYSSDSYIASSLINFYAKFRCVTSAQKVFDIMPDRNVVPWTAIIGCYSRLGDANMVFSVYNEMRRQGIRPSSVTLLSMLSGAPELNHVQCLHGCTVLYGFESDIALANSILNVYGKCGSIEDAKDLFKFMDHRDMISWNSLISGYAQIGDISEVLQLLDRMRIEGMEPDQQTFGSLVSVTATQSNLKWGKLVHGKVLKAGFYLDAHVETSLIAMYLKCGNIDNAFRIFEQTTDKDVVLWTAMISGLVQNDCADEALAVFFEMLKSRVKPSTATIASALAACAQQDSYDLGTSIHGYILRQGMTLDIPAQNSLINMYSKCSHLDQSCAVFDRMAKRDLVSWNAIVAGHAQNGHLFKALSLFNEMRTTLQRPDSITVVSLLQGCASTGALNQGKWIHNFVIRSCLRPCILVDTALVDMYSKCGDLDTAQKCFDGMAQHDLVSWSIIISGYGCHGKGETALRMYSEFLRTGIEPNHVIFLSVLSTCSHNGLVQHGLSIFQSMTEDFGIAPNLEHRACIVDLLSRAGRVEEAYNFYRRMFQEPTIDVLGILLDACRFNGNDELGDVIARDILMLRPANAGNYVQLAHSYASMNRWDGVGEVWTQMRSLGLKKLPGWSFIELHGAITTFFSDHNSHPQSEDMVSVLKTLSWEMRKMDINKKTSQVHCIS; from the coding sequence ATGAACATGCTAAAACCCTCTTCCCTAAACCCCTTAAAACAGCTACCACCATTTCAACCCGCCACTACCAAGTCATTCAACGCTAGCATCAACCAACTCTCATCCCAAGGCGCCCACCATGAAGTTTTACTCACCTATTCCTCTATGCTCAACACAAATACTCCTCCAGATGCCTTTACCTTCCCTAGTCTCCTCAAAGCCTGTACCTCTTTGGAACTGTTTTCACATGGCCTCTCGTTCCATCAACTTGTCATTGTTAATGGGTATTCCTCTGATTCTTATATTGCGTCTTCTTTGATCAACTTCTATGCAAAATTTAGGTGCGTAACTAGTGCTCAGAAAGTATTTGACATAATGCCCGATAGAAATGTTGTTCCTTGGACTGCAATTATCGGATGTTATTCACGCCTGGGTGATGCTAATATGGTGTTTTCTGTGTATAATGAGATGAGGCGCCAAGGAATTCGGCCCAGTTCGGTTACATTGTTAAGCATGCTCTCTGGAGCTCCAGAACTTAACCATGTGCAGTGCTTGCATGGTTGTACAGTTTTGTATGGTTTTGAGTCAGATATAGCTTTGGCTAATTCTATATTGAATGTATATGGTAAATGCGGAAGCATTGAGGATGCTAAagacctttttaaatttatggaTCATAGGGACATGATTTCATGGAATTCTTTGATATCGGGCTATGCCCAGATTGGGGATATTAGTGAAGTTTTGCAGCTTTTAGATAGAATGAGAATTGAAGGTATGGAGCCTGACCAGCAGACATTTGGGTCTTTGGTGTCTGTGACTGCAACGCAAAGCAATCTTAAATGGGGGAAGTTGGTGCATGGGAAGGTTTTAAAAGCTGGATTTTACTTGGATGCACATGTTGAAACATCACTTATAGCTATGTATTTGAAATGTGGGAACATTGACAATGCATTTCGGATATTTGAACAGACCACAGATAAAGATGTAGTGTTGTGGACTGCAATGATCTCAGGGCTTGTGCAAAATGATTGTGCAGATGAGGCACTTGCAGTTTTCTTTGAAATGTTAAAATCAAGAGTGAAGCCATCTACTGCCACAATAGCCAGTGCTCTTGCAGCTTGTGCACAACAGGATTCTTATGATCTGGGGACCTCAATTCATGGTTACATATTAAGGCAAGGAATGACATTAGATATCCCTGCTCAAAACTCTCTTATTAATATGTATTCTAAGTGCAGTCATTTGGATCAAAGTTGTGCTGTTTTTGATAGGATGGCCAAGAGAGATTTGGTTTCTTGGAATGCAATAGTTGCTGGGCATGCTCAAAATGGCCATTTATTTAAAGCCTTGTCCCTCTTCAATGAAATGAGGACAACCCTTCAAAGACCTGATTCAATAACTGTTGTCTCCCTTCTCCAAGGTTGCGCTTCCACTGGGGCACTCAATCAGGGGAAGTGGATCCACAATTTTGTAATTAGAAGTTGCCTTAGACCATGCATCTTGGTCGACACAGCCTTGGTTGATATGTATTCTAAATGCGGTGACTTAGATACTGCCCAGAAGTGTTTTGATGGGATGGCACAACATGATCTGGTTTCTTGGAGCATAATAATTTCAGGATATGGTTGTCATGGTAAAGGGGAGACTGCTTTGAGGATGTATTCAGAGTTTCTACGAACTGGAATTGAACCAAACCATGTCATTTTCCTGTCAGTTCTCTCCACCTGTAGTCATAATGGGCTTGTCCAACATGGCTTGAGTATATTCCAGTCTATGACAGAAGACTTTGGTATTGCACCAAACCTTGAACACCGTGCATGCATTGTTGATCTACTTAGTCGTGCTGGGAGGGTAGAGGAAGCATATAACTTCTACAGGAGGATGTTTCAAGAACCTACAATTGATGTGTTAGGCATACTGCTTGATGCTTGTCGGTTCAATGGCAATGATGAACTTGGTGATGTAATTGCCAGAGATATTCTCATGTTGAGGCCTGCAAATGCAGGAAATTATGTGCAATTGGCACACAGCTATGCTTCAATGAATAGATGGGATGGAGTGGGTGAGGTGTGGACCCAAATGAGGTCTCTTGGCCTGAAGAAACTCCCTGGATGGAGTTTCATTGAACTTCATGGGGCCATTACAACCTTTTTTTCAGATCACAATTCACATCCTCAATCTGAAGATATGGTGTCAGTATTGAAAACTTTGAGCTGGGAAATGAGGAAAATGGACATTAACAAAAAGACTAGCCAAGTGCATTGTATATCCTAA